aagaaatcaatggatagcaccactatgggaaccaaaattatgttttatctCCACTAAAGGAATAGTTGTGTAAGTAATATTTTGATGTTGTTGATGTTGAATAacatcaatctcatttttgttagcaaatttattagtttatctattgaccaAGGTGTTAAATCTATAAGTTTTCCAgaatattgattttaaaaaaatgtcttttGTTGATccactaatacctccactattggtaccgttaccctattcatcaaataacttttaaaatagGCAAACAAATTATTTGTCGCCCCTAAAACTAACTCAAATAATTCTTGAACATTGATAAAATATTGCCGAAATGGATTGCATTGAACTTTTTACGTGACATCAATCAAACATAGCTTATTTTGTGTAGAATAATCTCAGGATGAATTCAAATGACAAACTATAATCATTTTGCGATTGCAAATTAATAATATGGGCCATTTTACCAAGGTTCTtatgatggtttgagacccctcctaTATCTACTAATGAAACAGAAACttttgcataactcgagaactactGAAGCAAATGAAACCTTATTTGACATATAGCAAAATGGAATGCATTGAATTTTGTAAAAAGACtatgaatatttgtaaaaaGACTATTTTTCCCGATTCTCCCACAAGATCGTAATTTAGTGCAAAATAGCTGCTGGAAAATTGCTCCTCGTAAGTGCAACAATCTCAACTGGAACGAATCTATACAAGATACATTAGGGtcatgcgctaattcgtccatggcgctaatttccgtcatatcaaattctaattcactaaatactcgcgatTGATAATTTAAATCAACGAAATTATCACCTGACTGCGATATTCTTGGGAATAGTCATTTTGGTTGATTCTCATTAAACACATATTTCGTAAGTACATTCTGGAACACTACATTTATTTAGCTCCCTCTTTCCTGGAGTCTCCACACTACTGTCAGTTTGCCCAACAACCagatacacacttaactcaggATACCACATCCTCCCCATCAACAAAGTATAATTTTCACTGTATGCGTATGATTAGTTTAAATATCGTTATTCACAACATTCAGACATCTTTGAGGTCGCTTAATTTCCCTAGCGTTTCGGCGTTTAGACAAAGGCTCCTCATCGTTACTCGTGGTAGCGGCAGTAGACGCCTCTATGTCTACCTGTGAGTGTTTGCTAGTTGTACTGTCATCCTGTCGATTGCGTGCATCCTCCTCTGGTTCaactaaaattaataaaatataaaaatttgaataatattattccactatttttcatttttgaataCTACTAAATAATATAAGAAGGAAATAGCTTACTTGTCTTTcgttcaacgattttttttaagaatttaacatAACGATCAAAAACCTTCTGTGTGGTTAAGTCCTTTACTGTCGCACGGCCAGCTCCTTCTATTCCAATTACCTCATGGAAAGCATTTTTATATTGTGAATCCGTTTTATCGCGCTTCGCCTGACTGACCAGTACAGTGTCTCCTACCATAATATCCAATTCGGTAGCTCTGCGCCTTGAATCTTCACGGAgatttcgattgaatttggatgCTTGATCTCGGTCTCGGAGTTCTTCGTCCAATATTTGCTGATAATCCGTCCGTATATCTGGTAGCAATCCTCTTACTGTTCTTCCGAACATTAATTCGGCTGGTGGTATTTTCGTAACATGATGTGGCCATGTGTTATACGCTGCTACGTAATCAGCCAATGCCTCTTTCCAATTTTTCCTCCCGAGTTTCGCGATAGAAGTTATCTTATTGATACCCTGCATGCACCTTTCCACGAGCCCATTTTCTGTTGGATTCAATGGTGTGCTATGAATGAGTTTTATTCCCCATACTCTCTGCAACCAAGCTTTCAGATCAGCGCTGTTAAATGGGGGCCCATTATCAGCTTTCAATGTTTTTGGTATGTAATATGTGTTGAAAACACGTTTGAGAACGTTTTTGACCGCATCAGTATCTGTTTTATCCATGGGAATTGCTACTAAAAACCGCGAATAGTTATCAGTGAGAACAAGAGCTTTCCAGTTGTGTATATCCGACGCAGTCGAGAAATCCATAGAGACATAATCCCACGGATTCTTTGGCAGCTCCGTCAACGTAATAGGCAATGGATGGTTCGATGCAGTTACTAACTGACATTCCGGACAACTCCGTACAAAGTCTTCCACTTCTCTATCCATACCTGGCCACCACAAACCTTGCCGTAGAAAATGTTTCATAGTAGACATACCTGGGTGGCTGCGGTGAGCCAACAGAAGTGCGCGGGCCCGTAGTACGCTTGGTAGAACCATCTTCTCTTGTTTCATCAACAAGACACCTTGCATATACATGTCACGTTGGGAAGGCTGGTACTTTGCGATTTGCTCTGGCCATTTTTTCGTCTTCTCGAGCCATTTTATAACGGTTTGAAGTTCATCATCCTTTTCCAGCGTCTTCTTTACTTCCGATGTGGTCAAAGCCAACAGATGATCAGTAATAATCTCTGCGTCTGTCGTAACTGTGCATAGCTCATGCGGTTCCTTATGCATTCCAAATTGTGGATCATCTCGCACGACGCCAATTCTCGAGGCGGCATCAGCGATGTTGTCACTCCCTGACACGTGCTCGAACTCGAAGAAACAGTGATCCATCCGCATCATCCAACCCTCAGCCCGGGACAAAATTCGTTTACCGACATCTTTATCCTTGGTCTTACTCATAAACATAAGTGCTTCACTGTCACACCTCAGGGTAAATTTCCTTCCCAAGAGATAATATGCGAATCGTTCCATTGACCAGATAATGGCCAAGGCTTCCCTATGCAATTGTGGATAGCGACGCTCAGGTGCGGTTAGACTTTTTGACGCACGTTTGACCACGTTTTATCAGATCATTCTCAGCCGCATCTTTGAGTGCGTCGAAAGCCTTTTGACGCTCTTCATTCCATTCGAATTTACAATCATTTGACAACAGATCACGTAGAGGCTTAGTTTTATGCGCAAAACTCCGGATAAACGGACTTATGAAGGTCATCATACCCAGGAAGCTCCGAACCTCTGCAGTGTTTTTGGGTCTTTCAAATGATTTAATGTCCGATATTTTCTGTTTAGCTGGCAGAATTCCGGTCCCATCAATAGTGAATCCCAAAAACTCTACTAATTGTtgattgtacgtggatttcccttcATTTATGGTGAGATTGTTCTCGTGAAGCACCCTTTTAACGGCCTCCACATTCTTCTCCAACTCCTCTATTGATTCTCCGTACATAAGAATATCGTCCAGATAAACTATGCGCTTCTTACATCTGATCAATAGTTTTTCCATTACCCGTTGAAAATGCTCGGGTGCACATGATAAACCGAATGGTAGCCTTTTAAAACGCATGAGCCCATTCGCTGTCATAAATGTTGTGAAGTGACGCACACTTGCATGCAATTCAACATGGAAATATGCATCTTTTAGGTCCAGTTTTGTGAAAAACATGGTTCCTTTCGGTATTTCTGACCAAATTCTTTCCAAAGATGGCATGGGGTAAGGCTCGCGAATTATTACTTTGTTTACCGCCCTATAATCAATGACTATGCGGAAATCATTCGTACCTTTCGGAACCAGTACAAGCGGCGACACATAAGTAATAATATCATGCTCTTTGTCTGCACGCTCGATTATGCCTCTCAACTCCATAGCTCGCAATCTGTCGTTCGTAGCTTTCTCGAATGCTTTCGGAATATTATATCTGATAATTTGCCGGGTGTTACAGTTTCGTCTATTTTGAACTTGATGGGATCGAAACGAACTTTTGGGAAACTCGAGTTTCCGTCATTAGACAAGAAATAGCTTGAAGTTTTTCCGCAAACCCGTTATTAACTGCATAATCTTTCGGAAGGCCTACACGGATAAGGTCAAAAACTGAATACATTCAGTTCCGATCACACAATCAACAAGCCTAGGGTCTTCCAGAGATTGTTTAAAGTCAGGTTTTTGAGTTATCAACTGCGAATAGGAGGAGAGCAACAAGAAAAGAAgagtaaaaaaaatacttactttatttattttaaaacaactgcttgagaaaaaaaatcagcattTCGACGAAAGGAGGAAAACATGTGGATAATATTATTTTGGCTAATTATCATTATCTACCTGATTAATCCGCTCCGCTTCGGTCTTCACCCCACTAACACAGTCAAGAAAACGGTTGCTATCGTTACTTTTTGGTGTGCGACAGAACTCAGCGTAATGGCCAACTTTTCCACACGAGTAGCAGTTTACCCGAAACGCTTTACACTCCCTGGGACCATGCAAACGACCACATTTCATACACGATCTAACTTCATTTGCAGCGCGATTATCTCGTGTCAGGAAATCCCCGGTTCGATAACGAGACTGGTTACGATCCGGTGCCCTCCGTGCTTTGTGATACGGTTCAAATCGATGCGAGCATAACTTCGGTCTCAGCGAATGCACAGCGTTAACGGGTCGGATCTCAACATCTTCTACGCCCTTGTCCAAAATCGGATTGTTTATTGTAGCTTTCGGCAGCCGATTCATCTCAGCCGCTTCCGTTCGGATATAATCCAAATGTTTGCCGTGTTTGATAATACGTTGGAGGTCATTCTCAAATACGTCCGACATTTCGTAGAGTTTATCTGCTATTTCTGGAATCGAACGCCTCAGTAGAGCTTGAACAAACTCCTCTTCTCGCTGTTGGTCCGCGAATTCACAAAACTTTGCCTGAGATTCTAGCCGCAGTACCCAGTCTCCAAATGATTCGTTTACATTCATGCGCATTTCCCGATATTTCAATCGTTCCTTAGCAGAGGCACACGTCTGACTGAAATACCTATATAATGGCGTTATGAAACAAAATATGCATATCATTGGTACATAATTTCTAAATATATGTCTTATTTTTCTCTCTCAAAGAACCACACATGCAATAtacaaaatacacaaatcaccTGTTTAATGCGATCACGGTGTCAGCATAAACGTCGACCGACTGCTGATCAATGAGTTTCTCGTGCAATTCAATaatgctcaataaataatttcCGGCAAACATTTTCATTCATGTCAATCGCATACCAGGAACAACGGGTGCTTTGCATGAGACAATTCTGTCGAACTGATCGCGGAAGCGAACCCATTCCGCTTTCCGCTTGTTAGTTGGTAACGCCTCGTCAAACGGCTTCAGCGGCCATGTACCCGATAACCACTCTGACACACTCGGCACTTTTGCAACTGCGACAGGAATGTTTTTTACTGTTTCTTCCGCATCGGAATCATCCGATGACGAACGCTCACTTTCTCGCCAAATACCACTCATTTTTGGTATATTAGAATTCATAAAATGTGTTCCACAGCCACGGTATTAGAAGAAATAAACCCCGACTACAGTTACTGATTTTGCGATTTCACCTCGTGCTTTAATTCCACTGTACTGCACTGACAAAAAGAAAGCTTAAATGCAATCCAGTTTGCCGCTCTTCCTGCCAACAATGTTCTACGATtgcaatagacgaatccaagtaaaaataagaagaagacacacgacggtgttaactttgacagatcctacagcacagcataggaagatcattttaaaatgcttataataaattctagacaaaatgtaatcaaAATCTGATTAATGTAGGGTTCGGAAATTGTTCTGaattagggggaaagacggctttggcaggttttgttctattatttattggcaggggggtttttgttgaccaaattttatgaaatttggccacaatattctttgatatgcaaataatgtttaggccaattttgagcctagtcagtcataaaaaaacccccctgccaataatagaacaaaacctgccaaagccgtcattccccctacatatTCTGAAGCTtatatctcaattttttgaatattttccaaaaatgtatctatcatacagttcagaactttttccgtatcatgctacaatcagattttaattacattttgtctagaatttattataagcattttaaaatgatcttcctatgctgtgctgtaggatctgtcaaagttaacaccgtcgtctgtcttcttcttatttttacttggattcgtctattggtATTTTCAGCTCTGCCCTGGTTCGTCATCTAGTGAAAGAGTAGGACAACAAGAGGTCTCCAACAAAACATGAACGGATATGAAAGCTTTTACCCCAGTGTAAAATAGTTAAACATAATATCGAATCACACACGCTCAAACAAATCTACCGAACCGGTAAAATTAATTTACATTTCCTTTTTGGGAACAGACACGTCCACAGTTTTAAATTCGTACACAGACAAAAATTCCGtggtaaaaactactattttgtagactacgctctgtttttaaaactaacatgaaatttcagtaaattttaccatggttccagagaaattcaccactgtttcagttcatgtgacaacattccgcatgggccacagtagatttttactgcgcgcatggtaaaatcaaatgggtttgttatctgctgaaaatcgtcggtgcgtattctcaaaataaccctcggaatggtagtttcgactgcaatatttttttttgcgtgtagcttTCTCAtctttaatctttaatcattcCATCTTCTAATTAGGTTGTGCCAACATGTTTCATTCACTTAAATCACACTTTCTTTATTCGAATGCATTTACTCTTGAATATTTCCAAATACACAATGTATGCCAAAGTATATAAAGTATACCAAAGAGTATAccaaacctttttttttatttatttttttttcttgccggctcaaaataaaatatttatgtatttCCATTCATTTCTTTTCGATGGCCATGAGCTTAACTCGGCGCAATTCCATAGTGATTGACAATGGACCAAATCCTgttcaatctttttttttcaaactgttTGGCCCTGGACTTCACCTGCTCAAACAATCCCAAtatcaaaatatattatttccTCAAAGAACGAAcacttttcaatttcaaatctccttctgttttattcatttccttctctctttttttttgtttgtttggccATGGACTTCACCGGCTCAACCATCATTTTACCTTTTATCATGATCTATACAttaataaaaatccaatcattctatttatgtgtggcacacatacattttgactatagcatttcccgcACCTAATGGcgtatttttttcagatttttgccGATAAAAATGggcacttttttttatttttttttagtgtGGATAAGTAAACGAGTCGAAAACCCCATAACCATATGTCTGGCAACCCTATAAAAAAAGCTTCAACGTGTttcctttattattttttttttttgaaccatggctATTTAGCCTTGTATTTAGCTCTATAATAAACTCACATTATCGAGAATTTCAACAGCATTTCGTTCACTAAAcatggcaggatcgccaatgtgATATTCTTGGGAATAGTCATTTTGGTTGATTCTCATTAAACACATATTTCGTAAGTACATTCTGGAACACTACATTTATTTAGCTCCCTCTTTCCTGGAGTCTCCACACTACTGTCAGTTTGCCCAACAACCagatacacacttaactcaggATACCACACTgacgagatagaaaaaagtgtacactatcATCTAAACTTATTCCAGCcacattccggtgttactttCATTGAAAAACTCTTCAAACAAACTTCACGATTCAGTATATTTGCAACATTACCTACCTTttccgtgcgacgaaggaaaatccaacCGCTTCCACTCTAAGCAAACCCGCGTCTAAGCAAATCGTCATCAAAATCgatgtttttcaaaaacttccactacactttctcatttttttctCCACTATGCACTAAATCAAAGGAATATCTTTCACTGAATTGTGAAATTATTCGAAAACACACTCCCGAAAGGCgttaaaagaaacttttttttccaaactttggagattttaaatttttttctttcgtcaCCTTGTTTACAGGCTGagaacgcgttgccaaactgacGATTTGAACTGGAATAATCTTATATTACATATCTCATAACACACAATGCAGCCAATAAATTTCGTTTGTTCGCTTATTTTCCGCTAGCGTAATAAAAGTAATGTCttccaaatacatttttttcatccaaACTCGTCATGTGCACCCAAATTTGCTACTATTTCAAAGTATTGAAAACAGGGAAATAATTTTATAGTAGAAATTTGATGGCAACACTACCTACGTGTACATGCTCCACTcttgtgttagttgtttgacagactgatgCATTTTACTGAATAGAAGTACAACCAAACCTTTTTCATgcgaattaaatgggattgcacTGGGAAATTTTTTGAACTGAAACAAAAAGCAAACTTGTTTACGACTTTAAAAATTGACGGACATTATGTTATTATGCAAGTCGCAAATAGTTCGTCCAGTTattcaagaattttctggaataaAATGCTTGAGTACTACACTCGTGAACAAAGATCTGTAGTGCTGATTTAAATATGGTACCCGCTtcttgtggtacagagaaaaTATATTGTAGACAGTATAAGTTCTAGTCTTCCTAGGAATccatggagtaaggcctttcgatcttgGAGTAAGGCATATGAtcttggtcattcaagaaattcctggagtatggCGATCCGAtgtatacgcgtaaccaaagatcaatttactcaattgaaaaatggtacatgctctctgtagtacaaataatggaatgcgttcacaacatatgttcttggttatccaaaaaaatcctggagtaaggcctccgATCTACACGTGCaaccaaagatcaatttacTTTACAATTACGCTACAATGGGCGTACtacatattcaaaacaggcctgtagatcattgctaacgcgtgtagatctggagGCCTTCAggggtttcttggataaccgagAACATCTTTCATACGCATATTCTATCATATGTGCTACAATGGGCATATTACATATTCAAAAcatgcctcgcagcttagtgttcattcagcacttccacggtttttaactgcgaggtttctaagccatggcaccatttgcattcgtatatcatgaggcatacatacatacacgatgatacttttatgcccagggaaatcgagacaatggCCCAAGGAGGGCAACGATTTAGAATGGATATCTATAAAGCATTCtttatgcctgccgtatcctaacggaaatatcaaatctgtactttcgcctctaatactatcatgaacatgtacgtctaagtttggaagatggtaTTAGTATTGCCATAttattgtaaatcgtttaacttcaggTGTTATCAAAGTTCTTAAAAaacaggagggtgaaacgcctatcatccgcggtacaatggcactctacccaacatcgtttcTGGTACCCGAtttctgggtagtatacccCAATTCtgcgctcattttgggtgattggttcgtacgcagttagtgctaattatcggcaattaacttctcctggcgaaaacttgcaattagttGAGGTATATCGAGCcatttgtgtttgtatggcttctttatgtcgaaaaatagctcgtcgatacttccgaagttttgttatcatgttatcacgattttttttttgtcaggagTTAGCTCCTTTTCTTAAATTATTGGACGTTTTATATTGTTTTCATAGCATTCATCTAGAAAGAAGCAGGgtctataaaaaaaatttgaaacacaaaaatgttggattttattcCGTAAGATTATTCcgtacgattttttttcatggattttcaTTTCTCGGCGAAGTTTTTACAAGAATTAACGTTGCAATTCTCgcggaaatttctgaaagacaaCAGGAATGTCTATAAAATATTCCGCCTTGAATTTATGAtaagaaagaatttccggaagctTTTGTGCTGACATTCGCCATCGGATTTCTGTTTAAATTTCCGTTTGAACTGCTGGAGAATGATTGCATAAGATTTGAAGTGTTTCCGCACaatatctggaaaaaaaatcctt
The nucleotide sequence above comes from Armigeres subalbatus isolate Guangzhou_Male chromosome 3, GZ_Asu_2, whole genome shotgun sequence. Encoded proteins:
- the LOC134221554 gene encoding uncharacterized protein K02A2.6-like translates to MFMSKTKDKDVGKRILSRAEGWMMRMDHCFFEFEHVSGSDNIADAASRIGVVRDDPQFGMHKEPHELCTVTTDAEIITDHLLALTTSEVKKTLEKDDELQTVIKWLEKTKKWPEQIAKYQPSQRDMYMQGVLLMKQEKMVLPSVLRARALLLAHRSHPGMSTMKHFLRQGLWWPGMDREVEDFVRSCPECQLVTASNHPLPITLTELPKNPWDYVSMDFSTASDIHNWKALVLTDNYSRFLVAIPMDKTDTDAVKNVLKRVFNTYYIPKTLKADNGPPFNSADLKAWLQRVWGIKLIHSTPLNPTENGLVERCMQGINKITSIAKLGRKNWKEALADYVAAYNTWPHHVTKIPPAELMFGRTVRGLLPDIRTDYQQILDEELRDRDQASKFNRNLREDSRRRATELDIMVGDTVLVSQAKRDKTDSQYKNAFHEVIGIEGAGRATVKDLTTQKVFDRYVKFLKKIVERKTIEPEEDARNRQDDSTTSKHSQVDIEASTAATTSNDEEPLSKRRNAREIKRPQRLSTDDDHHRRNLSIIDLDIHQPSKNETSTPQLTMELHTDKDLLAATSIKYTPILFYNRLLLLLLLQLDLPAIFV